DNA sequence from the Corvus hawaiiensis isolate bCorHaw1 chromosome 6, bCorHaw1.pri.cur, whole genome shotgun sequence genome:
cctgctttttttcttctgctattCAATGTCAGTCCATTTTCCATGATTTCACACCTCCTGACTGGACTGACAAAGCACAAGTATGACCAAACAACTCCATCTAAACCACAAACAAGCACTTTGACTAGTAACAGTCCTAAATGAAGTAGCTTTTTACCTTGTCTGTATTAGACGTCCTGAGTGAACTCGCACTGCCTCTGTGCCCTTCTTGCCCAATTGCTGATTCTGTGGCACCATTTCCTCTGATAACCTGGGCTTCTTCAGGATAAATGACCGAGTATCTGAATGCACCATAGATTCTGGGTCACAGTAATCTGCATTGGgagaaaaattacaaagaaaagagtaaaataaGGAGGTAGTTGTACTTTTAACTTATAGCATATTTTTAGTATCAATTTATATGGTCAATAAGCtaattttactgttttaatttcttcctagtagcttccagaaaacatttttacttcCCTGTTAATTCCACAGAGGTGGATCAACAGAAGCCATAAGTCATATTAGGCCAGATCAGGCAATTTTGTAAATGGAATGGCTATGCTGAAACAGCATAGAAGGGGGTCCACCCCCCCGTCACAATCTCTCATTCTTTGAACAGCTACTAATGTAATGCATTCATTCCTTAGAGATGTAGAAACTAGAAAATTGTAGAAATCAGTATACTTAATTAAAAAGGAGCATCTTAACATTCACTGGCAAGTAATCCaagatttgaaaataaaagatcaCAAGACTTAACCCTGAGTCACTTGCAAGGTATCTTCAATCATAGGATCAATCTGAAGCCGAGAAGAGAGCTCCTTTTGTTcaattcctaaaaaaaaaaagcaataagaAGCATATTTTACTGCATGTCAACATGAAACTATAGATTAGAGAACTGAGGCACACTCTCTAGTTCTTtgaattcaaaaaaaaaagatcaacaACAAAACATTCACacttttaacaacaaaaaagcgCCATTCTCATTATTATGAGCCCGTTTCTCCTTGTTTCAGGAACAGTAACATGGCAAAATCTAGGTACTGCAAGACACTACTCATTCCCATAATCACTGCTCAGTACAAATGAAGTCTGTGGGCACAGCAACTGATGAAGGCCAAGTTCTTCCTCCTCATTTGTAGAGGAGTTGGCCATTCAGagaacacacacagaggaaagcAACTAACCAGGGATTCCTTTATGGTCTTCTTAAAGAGCTGAAACAGAGCAGCACTGTTCTACATTTGAGTTATGgtttgaaaaatttatttttgctctcTGTAGATTTCCTAAGCAAGCTGTCATTTCCATTTCAATGGCAAAAGAGTGAAAATATTTAgcataattattttctgtgcatTAATTCAAAGGCTGATAAAGCTTTTTCTTACATACTTCACAAATACAATTTCAACTACTTTGTGGTGGCAGAAAGattacaaatacatttaaatgagaaataagCAATTGCAAGTATCTTTCTAAAATAATGAATGTTTACCATTCCTTAACAATGACAAAAATCTTAGTCAAACCAAATTTTACCCATTATCTAAATATCTAAACACTTAGCAAGTATAAACTAAGCCCttgttacagaaatatttttcccctgcCTTACTTCTATGATTCCTTGTGACTAATAAAGACAACCCCCCCATCCTTTATAACAAAACCATGCTGAAAAGACACTGACTGCCTTTATATGTTATGCCCTTTAGGAGGttcaaaacagaagtaaaaaccAAAGCTGACACAGCTAGCCTGGTATTAGCTGTCCTGTAAGAGCAAATACACTATTCTtatatttaaactgaaatataaaACACTAGAACCCTTTGTGTGAAAACAATGTGCTGGAAATACTTCATATGCTGGAAAATTGTCCTAAATACTCTAGAGTATCTTCATTCTCACTTAAGCTTCGTGACAGAATTACTCCTACAAGGTACTAAGGAAAATATGCAAAGGatggggaaaagagaagttATCCAAATGTAAGTGCTTATGCAAAACTATTCTTCAGTGACATGCCACAAACACGTTAACCTTCTTTACTTACTGATTAACGCCTCTGAGgttgtctctgtgtgtgtttgtatacATGTATCTCTATCTGACATACATGCTTTAGAAAGCTGCATGGTCTTCAGGGCAGGTCTGCATGCAACTTTTGATGCAGacctaaaaattaaaagcattcctttccttttctctgctcagCCTGTAAAATGACATCCCCTAGTATAAATTCTTAAAGAATATTATCAGATGACCTTGAATTTCTTCAACTGTCTGCTCCTTTGGCTCTTCTACTTGAAGCTGAGAACTCAGAACAGGCAGTCTGCTTTGCACATGAATTACTTCTAACTGTGATTCTTCTGGGCTAATTCGAGTTCTTGGTGCAACTGGAACAGTCTGCTTCTGTGGAACTTTAAATAGAGAAACAATGGCAAATCGTTTACATACTACCCCATCACACAATAGTGCTATTTTTAGATATACTGTGCTAAAATACCTCTAATAAAttcctacacacacacacaaaaatcccaaGCATCTGTCTCCACAAAAAGCATCTCTATCTACCTGTAAAATTCTTAGTGTGCAAGCACATTTGTGCATGTGCACAGAGCACCCTGAGTGGCACTTGAGAACACCTATTTGTAAGGCAAAACAGCATGAGAAGGATTAGAGTGACAACAGCAAAGTACTCATTCATCCACTTCTACATACAATTAATGTGGTACTTTCTAATAGCTTTGAAATCACTTTTCATTCCATCTTTCACATAAATAACCATGGATAATCATGTCTCTTCATATGATGCTAGCTAGCTACCCTTTGCTAAAGTGCTTGcaaatgaaacacaaaactTAATGACagcagaatcatagaatcacttaggttggaaaagacccttaagatcaccaagtccaactgTAAACCGAGTCCACCACTGCCAAGCgcaccactaagccatgtccctaagtgccacatctacacctttcttaaaatatcttcagggatggtgactccaccacttccctggacagcctgttccaatgcctgaccacccacTCCAcgaagaactttttcctaacatccaatctaaacctccaccagcaccacttgaggccattttcccTGGTCCTATCAacttgttacttgggaagaGATCAACCCTGACTGaactacaccctcctttcaggtagttctAAGTCTCTGTACAGATAGTTGTGGCTTGGCATTTGGGGGTAGCAGGATAACAGGTTGACTTCTTTACTTGGCTTCTGGTAAGACTGGTAAGACTTGGTAAGACTGTCAGACCTGGTTGTGATAAGCTAAACTCTTCCCTTGGCTGAGTATCAGATCAGCATTCACCTTCTGATGTAAACAACTGAAAGGTACTACTCAAGTACTGGATTCATTATTTATGAATTTACTGTTTTGTTTCACCTGTGTGTTTTAAATTAGTTTACTTCCATATTCCATTCAaaagacttcaaaaaaaaaaaaaaaattacttctgaagTGGAAGAACCTGCATGATACTTCAGGTAAAATTCACAAATCACCTCTGTATTAAACAACAAAGTGGTGCTTTCTGGTCTCTCCACTGAAATATTCTCATGTTGGTAAGCCAAACTACAAGATCACCACTGTTAAAAAGATCAATAGTTTTAATTGATTTAGAATTTTCCAGCTATGTCTCATTTCCTGCCATACTGCTTTGTACACAGGAATGAGCTTCCTGCATCATTTCAAAGTACTGTTTCTTACAGTTAGTTTGCAGAATTTGAGAGAGAGCAGGCAAGAGACTGTGGATAGCTTTCAGTCCTACTTCAGATGGTGTCAAAGTCATGGTTTAGTGAATGCTCCTTCCCTGGCAAGGTGTAACGTGTCCTGCTGACGACATGTAGATTTATCAATACCCAATGAAATGAAAGCACAAGACAACAGCTGGATTTGCCCTTCTTCAGCAGAACTCTCTCCCAGCTAGGAGAATGGAATGCCTACACACAGACAACTGCTCAACTGCTGTGTCAACTGCAACTAAAATCACTGAACTGAAATTGCAGCTTTGCTGTTAAAGGACAATGTACATCATCATACATACCCTGATACTTATCAACATGCCCTGATATATACATCAATCACTACATTCCTTATTATTTTGCACTTCTATTACCCATATTTAGtgcattttcattattttgctctttggctttttcttccccccctctcagaaggaagaaggagagtgcagaaagggaaaagagatcTATTAAATAGTTCAAACCACCTGCCTACTTCTGATTAATTTCCCCTTGGCAACTACTGACTTCAGAATACTCTGGCACTTCCGTTTTGTATTTATACACTTCACAGACTTACTATCTTGATTAATACACTTTAAATACCACTTTCCTCCCTTGTTCATGCTTTCAAAATTCATCGCTGAACATCAATATAATGAAACAGGACACGGTAAATCCCTCATGTGTATCACCGACTTGCTGTTTAGCATTCTGTCTTATCTCTAAGCGCTATACTTAGCTTGGATTTAAACAACAGAGTTTGGAAATACAGATTAGCACAAGCAAAACCAATGCTAATTACCAGTGGAATAATTGGTTGTTTTTGTAACTGATTCCTGTGCTTCAGAGATTGCTTTCAGTATTAAATTCTTATTGGCCTGTTTCGAAGGTGGCAATGAAGGtctaaaggaaataaaaaaaaaaacattcattgTACATGGATTGCACAGCAACTGTATCCATGTTAGACAAGTATTTCAACAGGTTAACACAGGCAGATTATTAACAGAAATCATCATCTACAATTATTTTATCCAAAACAGTTTTCAGTTTATCTATTATCTCAGTGGATGGAGAGCCAGAAAACACTCTAAAAAATGGAAGCCCAGACATGTGATTTCATCTCTCAGCTTATGCTGCTGTAAAAACCATCCTACATGTGAAAGGCCCTCTCTGCCATTAATTTCTTCCCACCTCTGCCCACCAGTTACCTGTTGCTATGTTTGTGCTGGCACCAATAATTATGCAGCCGTCCTGAGAAATATGATCCAGCTACATAATTAGACTGACTCGATCCAAAACAtattatttgcaaaaaaaatgctttctgcttGTCTTTAACATCAGCAATAAGGAAGCTTAAATCAGATAAATGGGCTGCGGTGCTGAAGATAAATTCAATACAGTGTATTAgcttaaaatagattttataCAAGCTAGCACTGTAGGTCAGTAGAGCCATCTCTTCTCtactttaaatgtttttcctctATTGTTAGAAATCAGATACAAAAGACATGTATTTTGACTAATGCCTGACATTTAGACAGAATtaaggagcagaaaaaaaggaaaaacctgtGAAGACTGCTTGAAAGACACCTTAAAGAACAAGTGATAACTGGTTTGAAAAGTATTTCTGAACATAAAtcaaattactgaaaaattattttaccacAATAAATACCTGGTCTGAAACATGCCAACATTAATATTCTTTTGCCAGTAAACTTTACtcaaataatgtaaaaattCACACTCCATTGCCTCTTACACGCAATAATGAAAACAGGTTACAAAATCAAAGGTGAAAGAGTGGAATAAACAGGCATCTCAACCACAGAGTTGTGAGATAgttcaaaatatattaaaatggCTTATTAAATTTTGTCTCTCAATTTTCAGAAGTGCAAACTGATTTCCCCCACTTCCAAAGTTTTCATTCATTAAATTAGTTCTTGAAAACCCAGAATCACTGAGATCTTCAGTACCTTCTTTCTGGCTTTGCAGGTACAGACACACTGCTGGAGATGCTTCCTGTTCGCAATCCGtagtcctcctcctcctcttcatcttcTCCATCATTACAGAACTTTTTCACTTTGACTACCGAGCTTACAACAGGCAGCCGTCTCTTCCTGGAGCTTTCCTCCTGCAACAAACAGAGCAGGCAAAACAGCTCATTTAGCACAAATAAGCCAGTAAAGAAAGCACTGCAATTCCACCTACAGCCAGGAGATGGAGAACGTCCATTCCAGTTGCACGAGTCTAAGACTGCACTGTCTGCACATAGAAGTGACTGCATTGGATAATATGAAAATCAGACACATTTACACTGAAACATCTCATTGGAAACGTAACTGTAAAcaacatttaggaaaaaaaaagaaaaacctctcATTTAGAGACAAATTACCCAACACCTACAGAAAACCAGGGTTTTCCAACAAAATTTATAGTATCCTTCAAGATGAGTGTGTTCCAAGTCTGAGAGAGAAGTGGAATCGGTATAAATGATTTTCTCCTCTCTATCATCTCTAATTTCAGAGAAGTATAAGGATTAATTTCTAGCAATCTGACATATTCCAAAGGATGTTAAGTGTTTATACAGTCAGGATAGTCCAGTTTAGACAGTGCAAAGTCCCTGCTGTCTCTTCTGGACCTTATTCATGAAATagtaatagaagaaaaataccGTAAGACCTTTCTCAAACATTTGCAAGGAGAGATGTTCCAGTCACTCATCAGTGATTTATGTACAACCTTAAAATAAATCACTATATTCTCATTTGCGCTTCTATGCTCTCAAAAACTAAGACACCAGCACGTATCTTGGTAGAGCCTTCCGgatttccaaataaaattcaTTATCCCTTATACATAATGAACTAAGTAGTGGCAAAGACAGAGAACTTTATGAGCAGCAATAAACATTCATGCACCCACAATCCAACATTCATTACAACATTAGCAGCCATAACTATCTGCATTCCTCTCAAAAAAGGATCTTAATTCAATCATATGGATAGTCTTATCAGCTAGGACCACCCCCCTGCTTGGCTTAGCCTGGCCTCCAAAGTACATAGGGCAGCAATCACCTTTCAGCTTGTCCTTGTCCAACATTAATCCCAAAGAATTCTTAACTGACATGGTTCTAAACAGAATCACCATCATCGATGTATCTAGGCTAAAAAACAGCATATCAAAAATCCTGATTTACAGAACTGTGTAAAGTTGGGAGTATACATAGCACTTAGGGAAGATCATGCTGTTTCAATGATCTTAAGATCAGAATTATAATTTCTGATTCATCATATGCTATAATGTGCTAACCTGTCAATACAAGTCAAGATGACATGAAGATGTACATGGTAATTAACTCTGAGATGCAGCAAGCTATCAGATAATGATGTCAAATTATGAAATCTGTTTTTATCAGTGGACCCAAAGGATGAAATCTCAAACCTACTGGTACCAGTGACAAGTCTTTTGATTTCTCTGAGGTCAAGATTTTACTGAAGTGTACATAGTAATTTAGGTTCCAAACAAGAATAAACTTTTGCAACACTTTAGCTTGTACCAACCTCACTGCCCACTTTATCAGCACCAAGTTTGGAGGTGGGTCTGTGACCTTCTGCTAAGCTGCCAAATGCTTCTGGATTGCACAGCTGGCCTGTTTCCAGAGACCTGAAGCCTTGTGTGTCTAACTGCCGACTCCCCTGcaagctgccctgctgtgacAATCTGGGCACATGTGCAGTGCCATCTGCACTCCTGACAGCTGGTGGCCGGTAGATCTCAGCTGAGGGACGAGAAGAACCATAAGTTACAGTCACAATAGGTTTCTTCCGTGACAAAGGATTCTCCTGCACAAAGTTTAGGTCTTCATCAATTAGATCATCTGGTTCAGGTTTAATGTCAATTACAGCTTCAGAAGGTGACAATTCCCTCAAAGGCTTGACAGCAGATGTTAAGCGGGATGCAGAACCATCTTCACCAGACTGCCtgataaaagaagaaattgccAACTGTTATCTGCGTTCCAGAAAATGAGAACTGTCTTTTAATCAAAGCCAGGAGAGAAGAATCATTAATGTATTATTGTTTATACAAATTTAACACACTGATTGGTATTTTCAGTTTGGTTAATTAATCTAAGCCCACATGTTGCTTAAAGAACTGAATTCTGATTTAATGTTTTTCATACAACGCATTGTAGCAATGCTTTAGTCTTCAAAACTACTTGTATCTTTCCAAGTGTCTGTACTCTCTACAATGTCTACTATACTCACACAACTACTGATGTCTGAAGGTGTGTTAAGAAGTAGCCAGCAGCCTTACCTTGAAGCAGTGttcctctgctcttgtgagCTGGTTGAAACTCTGGAGTCATTTCTTTCAGTCCGAGTGCTTGACACTGCAAGAGGTGGCAAGATATCCTCACGCCTTCTCTCATCACTCACACATGAACTGCTTTTGCTGGAAAGCAGGTTGCTCTCAAAGATACTAGATTCTGAAGATTTTACATTGGTTGGTTCTGTGGAGACAGGTACCTTTCACTTTTACATTATAGCACAGCAATACAGATTCTGCAATAAAGGTAGCTATGAAACTGCAAACAAGATATTGCACAGGTCTGAAAATACAACAAGCTGAAAGTTGTTTCAGCTGGAAACATCAgcaagaaatacagagaaatacaCTCTGGACTCAAAAATAAACTCTTTATCTCAAAATATAAAGGAATTTTCCTAACAGTCCAGATCCAAAAGACCATATAAACCAGAAATTAACAAAACAGCCTAGAGCTGTGCTTTTTTGCAACTCACTAGACATGTAACactacacagaaaaaataagcCTATCTtcactcaaaattaattttcttacttACCAGTAGTCACAGATCGTAGCTTATCCAAAACACCATGGAGCCTGAAATAGACAGCGGACAAGGACggaagcaaaagagaaaaagaaaaaataaagaactttaACTTACATTCGGACTAACCATTTTTCAGAAACCCACTGCCTTTCCCCCTATGACAAACACCTCATTTATCTAAGACTTCACTTTCCATCAACCAAAGTATGTTTAACCCCAAAAGGGAGGCTCAAAGTATCTTGCCTCCAGTATGTCTTGTACATGCAGGCAGAGCATTTGTCACATCAGCCAGCTATTTTTGGCATTCAGTTGGTTTACATAATCAAAGCCAGTACTTCCCGCCTTTCACTACAATCAGTGGAGTTAAGTACCAAAAGGATTGACTCAAAAAACCTGTTAGAAGCCTAAAGCATAGCCTAAAATTTTACTTGGTATATGAaactttaattacacagcagaGTCAAACATTATTTTAAGTACAAACTCATAGCATGTAAGATTCTCAGATTTTTCCAGCATGCTTTGTAAATACCAACCATACTCTCTGAGACACACTGGCGAGAAAAAACGTTTCAGTGAGGTACCAAATTTGCCCTTTGCCCATGCAAAAGGCACTAAACTGAAGTAACACAGAAAATTACAGAGCTTTAATATAATAAGGCTGCTTAAAAACAGACACACATTACAGTGAGGagaaatcaaaaaaaacccacccaacaCTTGAATGCTTGGAATTCAAACCTGATCATGGGCAAGTCCATAATTTAGGCTGACTATTAGGAGCTAAGGAACAagaacatattaaaaatatattgaaaagaCTGCATGTGAGGATAAGGAAGGCTTATACTCGTCCTCCTTGTGAGCTTTCACTAGAACACTCGTCAGCTGAGCTCTGGTGATGCAGATCAGTTTTCACACTGACCTCAGGGTAACTGATCTGATACTTGGTTCAGAATAAGAAGTGCTGGCCAACCAGCAGGATTGCCAGGTCTGTCACAATTGCTGCAAAACTTCTGCCAGAAGGCCCAAAGCTACCAGCTACAGAGACAAACCAAGGAAGGTATATCTTGCTGAGTACTGTGTTTAACCAAtatttaagaacaaaaatattctgGGTTGTCTTTACAAGAAATAGAAGTATATAAAACTCCCAACTACAATGCTATGTAACATTTTTCCACCAGTCCCCTTACAGCTTACTGCATAGGTTTCATCTTGTCTTCTTTTCCATCCTTCTTTTAACCAACACCTACCTTTACTTTACCTGATAAAGCACTCTGACATTgagtttgtatttatttatatatatatatatatatatatatatacacacacacacatctacacacacacatacatatattaaaaaatgagaataCTGACTTAGGGTTAAAACAGTCACCGTGCTTAAAATTTAAGCAGGTGTCAAAATAAGCTGGCAGTATAATATTTGCATATAGTCAATACAccattttaaatatacatatataaaataatctTGATTTatctgctgaaatatttttctctacatatttattattttttcaataaattttaGTTTCCTTTACAAAGCCATAAAAGTGTTTTCTGCTACATATTATCCTGTTCTTTCTTACTGTGTATCAGGATTCAGTCAAAACCGTAGTACAAGAGCTACACCCTCATCCACTTGTAATCTTCACTGATTTGTCTGATTCCTAAAACTACTGTGAGAAAGACAACTGCATGACTTCCTGATACAGTGAAATCCTAAAGTTTCACCTAGGCAGGCCACAAAAGGCAGCAAAGAAATGCCTGTGCAGTTTTCAAAACAGACGTCCACACTTAATTGTACCCCTTTATTATATTTTTGACaaatgtgcagaaaaaaatgaaacctgtGCAAGTAAACTCAAACTATATCCACACAAGTAACACCATCACCTGGAAATCCATCAGTTTAAATAGCTAATACAGTGAATTGTAATAGCTAgaactattttcattttttgtcaATGTTTATGATTTCGTAACAGCcaatttctaaaatgtttatttctgctttttaattacagaaaagcTCCTAGGAACTAATTACACAGAAGAAATATTGGAAGTGAATGTAACCTGTCAGTATGAAAATGTCAAAGAgagcaaactgaaaaagaataaaaactgtAATATTTCTCTCATCtatacaaaacaaaataatgttcCTTAAAGCTCTATTAGGTATGAGATTCAAAAATAAGATTAACTTGAAAAAATACACAAGtctgaaagcaacaaaaatctCTAGAGTCAAATGTCTGAAACGTGGATCTACTTACAGGTTTCCACTGTAAAACAAAATCAGTATTAGAAAATGCATGATAAATATAATAGCTAAGTTTGTCATGCAGCATGGAGTAAATGAACCTACACTGTCAGGAGTTGACAGTAGAGCTGAAATGTTGCTAAGTTGTCCTGCTCACAGTAATTCTGAGGTTCTACTTTTGGTTTTTAGTGTTGCGTGgcagtaataaataaatagccTGAGAGGTGGGAATACCTAAGCATTTGGTGCTAAGCCTTGTCAAAGACAGTACACAGAATTAGATCCACTGCTCATCTGCCCTGATATAGTAATTCCCATGCACAATAGCAATCTGAAGCACTGTTAGCATAAAGCAAACAAATTGGTCTTTTACATCTAACTGCAGTGAACAGTGCTCTCATGCTCACAGTGGGTTTTGCAGGAATGATTTTAAGTCAACATACAGCCCTCGCTTACTTGAGCACTCCATTCACAAATCTGTCTGGCTTTTAAACAAACAATGTAAGTCCCCCAGTCCTTTGCAATCTAATTATCACCTCAGAAGCCAACTGCTGCCAGACTAAAACTGATTTACTTATTAGACATGCAAAGTAGAGGTTTTCATTAATGTAAATTACATAATGGGAAGATACAGAAGTTTTTTGAATGTTGAGTCTCACTTATAGAAAGCAGTCCTGGCTTACTGATAAGAAGTGTGACAAGCAGCTTACAAACATACCAGACAGTAAACCTGACGGTATTGTTtccaaggaaaagggaaaggtcTTCTGTCATCTGCTCTTGACTCTTCTTATTGGCCACCATAACCATAATATAATCAGGGAGCTCTTCATCTAATAGAAAGAGAAAGATGTTGttgcaaagtaaaataaatcatgGAAAACATAGCAAACATCTTTAAACATGTAaccaaatttttttccagttttactATAAAGACTCTGCAGGCAGAGGATTAGGTAAGCAAATTAACAAGACTTCCATTTCCTCTGAGGTTCAATACAAGTCTCATCTACATGCAAGGAATAAAAGATCAACTCACAAGAGTGTAAGCTGAAGATCAACATATTCAAAAAATGAGTAAACACAACAGAAAGAAGGACAAGATAAAAGAAAGCCACTCTGCTGCCTATATCCTTTTTCTTGAATACTAGCAGGCATCTACAATATTCATCACCTCAAATATTACCAAATACAGCCCCTTATCCTTGTCATATTTCCTTTAGTTACAAAAACTAAACAAATAAATACCCATTTCTGATATGTGCATTAAACAAATCAAAATTGTATTAACTCCCAGATTTTCTacctacaaaaataaaacaaaccccagcAACCTCGAGCGCGAATTTCTATTCTGTAACGTATGCAATTTCACACACAGTGAGAAACCCATTCCCTTGAATACAAGGTATTCCCACTCCTCAGAATGCACAAGAAGGTGCTTAGAACCCACCATTAATACATTAAGGGTTTGGGGAGTTTGGCATTTCACTTTGGCCTAGCTCCGGCCTCTGCTGAAGGACTGACTGAAACAACCGTTGCTCAAAGGCATTAGT
Encoded proteins:
- the ZC3H14 gene encoding zinc finger CCCH domain-containing protein 14 isoform X2, with product MVMVANKKSQEQMTEDLSLFLGNNTVRFTVWLHGVLDKLRSVTTEPTNVKSSESSIFESNLLSSKSSSCVSDERRREDILPPLAVSSTRTERNDSRVSTSSQEQRNTASRQSGEDGSASRLTSAVKPLRELSPSEAVIDIKPEPDDLIDEDLNFVQENPLSRKKPIVTVTYGSSRPSAEIYRPPAVRSADGTAHVPRLSQQGSLQGSRQLDTQGFRSLETGQLCNPEAFGSLAEGHRPTSKLGADKVGSEEESSRKRRLPVVSSVVKVKKFCNDGEDEEEEEDYGLRTGSISSSVSVPAKPERRPSLPPSKQANKNLILKAISEAQESVTKTTNYSTVPQKQTVPVAPRTRISPEESQLEVIHVQSRLPVLSSQLQVEEPKEQTVEEIQGIEQKELSSRLQIDPMIEDTLQVTQDYCDPESMVHSDTRSFILKKPRLSEEMVPQNQQLGKKGTEAVRVHSGRLIQTRDQLAQPEKPASPKFIVTLDGVPSPPGYLSDQEEEDMCIMEGLKPVTQHMCAGRGLKGLRAQQMQIVTRQLENCDVEMEDLSVLQKQEKVLERCKFWPACKNGDECVYHHPTLPCKVFPNCKFADKCLFIHPNCKYDAKCIKPDCPYTHASRRTPHPSPKPAPLPTLSISSSSPLCKFFPACKKMECPFYHPKHCRFNTQCTRPDCTFYHPTVAVPPRHALKWTRTQTSE
- the ZC3H14 gene encoding zinc finger CCCH domain-containing protein 14 isoform X3, whose amino-acid sequence is MEIGTEISRKIRGAIKGKLQELGAYVDEELPDYIMVMVANKKSQEQMTEDLSLFLGNNTVRFTVWLHGVLDKLRSVTTEPTNVKSSESSIFESNLLSSKSSSCVSDERRREDILPPLAVSSTRTERNDSRVSTSSQEQRNTASRQSGEDGSASRLTSAVKPLRELSPSEAVIDIKPEPDDLIDEDLNFVQENPLSRKKPIVTVTYGSSRPSAEIYRPPAVRSADGTAHVPRLSQQGSLQGSRQLDTQGFRSLETGQLCNPEAFGSLAEGHRPTSKLGADKVGSEEESSRKRRLPVVSSVVKVKKFCNDGEDEEEEEDYGLRTGSISSSVSVPAKPERRPSLPPSKQANKNLILKAISEAQESVTKTTNYSTGIEQKELSSRLQIDPMIEDTLQVTQDYCDPESMVHSDTRSFILKKPRLSEEMVPQNQQLGKKGTEAVRVHSGRLIQTRDQLAQPEKPASPKFIVTLDGVPSPPGYLSDQEEEDMCIMEGLKPVTQHMCAGRGLKGLRAQQMQIVTRQLENCDVEMEDLSVLQKQEKVLERCKFWPACKNGDECVYHHPTLPCKVFPNCKFADKCLFIHPNCKYDAKCIKPDCPYTHASRRTPHPSPKPAPLPTLSISSSSPLCKFFPACKKMECPFYHPKHCRFNTQCTRPDCTFYHPTVAVPPRHALKWTRTQTSE
- the ZC3H14 gene encoding zinc finger CCCH domain-containing protein 14 isoform X1; the protein is MEIGTEISRKIRGAIKGKLQELGAYVDEELPDYIMVMVANKKSQEQMTEDLSLFLGNNTVRFTVWLHGVLDKLRSVTTEPTNVKSSESSIFESNLLSSKSSSCVSDERRREDILPPLAVSSTRTERNDSRVSTSSQEQRNTASRQSGEDGSASRLTSAVKPLRELSPSEAVIDIKPEPDDLIDEDLNFVQENPLSRKKPIVTVTYGSSRPSAEIYRPPAVRSADGTAHVPRLSQQGSLQGSRQLDTQGFRSLETGQLCNPEAFGSLAEGHRPTSKLGADKVGSEEESSRKRRLPVVSSVVKVKKFCNDGEDEEEEEDYGLRTGSISSSVSVPAKPERRPSLPPSKQANKNLILKAISEAQESVTKTTNYSTVPQKQTVPVAPRTRISPEESQLEVIHVQSRLPVLSSQLQVEEPKEQTVEEIQGIEQKELSSRLQIDPMIEDTLQVTQDYCDPESMVHSDTRSFILKKPRLSEEMVPQNQQLGKKGTEAVRVHSGRLIQTRDQLAQPEKPASPKFIVTLDGVPSPPGYLSDQEEEDMCIMEGLKPVTQHMCAGRGLKGLRAQQMQIVTRQLENCDVEMEDLSVLQKQEKVLERCKFWPACKNGDECVYHHPTLPCKVFPNCKFADKCLFIHPNCKYDAKCIKPDCPYTHASRRTPHPSPKPAPLPTLSISSSSPLCKFFPACKKMECPFYHPKHCRFNTQCTRPDCTFYHPTVAVPPRHALKWTRTQTSE